GTTTTCGTATTTCATTGGAAAGTTCATCGAGCGGTAAACCCGCAGAAACAAACGCCCCCAATGTCATATCGCCACTAATGCCGGAGAAGGTATCGAAGTATGCTATGTTCATTTTTAGATTTACGAAGTACGGTTTAAAATTTCGAGACGAATATAGAAATTTTAGAAGTGAGATTTCAGATTTTGGATTTCAAGTTGCAGTTTTAAAAACAAAAAGCGATTTCATTTTATTGAAATCGCTTTTTTTTTCTCACGCAAAGCCGCGAAGATGCAAAGAAAAATTATTTGCGACTTTGCGTCTTTGCGTGAGATAGACGCTTCATTTCATCAGCAATAATTTCCTCGTTTGCGAAAATGTTGGTGTAGTAAGTTTATAAAAATACACGCCACTTGAAAACGTACTTGCATCCCACTCCACTTCTTGTTTTCCCGATTCCATTTCTTCGTTGCTAATAAGTGTTGCGACTTCTTGACCGATGACGTTGTAGATTTTTAAATTTACTACACTTATTTTTGGTAACTCAAAACTTATTGTTGTTGTTGGATTGAACGGATTGGGATAGTTTTGAGATAATGAAAATCTATCTGATAAGTTTTGAAGTTCTACATTAGATATAAGTTTAAAATTGGGAAGGGAGTATTTAGCAAGATAGCCATCTTTGGTTAAATAGACGTAACCGTTTTCTATAAAGGATTCGCTTAGAGACCTGTAGTTACCTTGAAATTGTATCATTGAAAGCGAATCTATACTTGCACCGTCAGCACTGTAGACAAAAATATTATTATTTAATTTTACAAATGTACGCCCTTGATTATCATTCTGGATCCACCGAACTGCAGATTTCAATTCTCGGCTTCTCCACCAAATTTTATTTGTACTTAAATTATATTTGATGACTTGATGATACCAATAGCTATTACTTGAGTTATTTAATGATTTGCCTCCTAATCCATAAACAACTAAATAAGCATAGATTGAATCGCTCAGAATGTAGCTTTTAAACCTCGGTGTATAATACGTTTCGTAATATTCGTATCCAGTTGCTTTATATATTACACTACCTGCTTTTTGAGGTTTAATGATAACTGACTTTGTTTTATTCTTGTTATCAATCGTAGCAATATATGGCATTTCAGTTTTTTGAGTTTTTGATTTATATATCGGGTCTGGCCTACCAACCCGAGTATCTAAAAACGACTGAAATCGTAAACATGCAAAATTTACAAGTTTATCTGCTTGTTGACAATAAAATAATGTTTCTTCATTTAATTCTTTTGTTTGAAGTATGTCTTTTTCTCCACTTAGCGAAGCCTGCAACTTCTCAATCTGTTCATCTGTGAACAAAATCCTTTTCTTTTTAGAAATAAAATTTCCCGTGTTAGCATCTAATACAATTAGGTTTAAATACAAACGATTAATTTCATTAGCGCTAGCTCCATTATCTGAGATTTTCCAAGTAGCGTTCAAATAATGGCTATTTTTTATTATTGCAACTCTATTTGCTTTGAGGTATAAAATTTGTGAAGTACCATCAATGCTTTCGTCAATTATTTTTCCTCCATTATCATTTTCTTTTTCATAGTGTTCCTCTTCAAA
This Ignavibacteria bacterium DNA region includes the following protein-coding sequences:
- a CDS encoding T9SS type A sorting domain-containing protein, which gives rise to MRTLLLTTIICFAFLQNSFSQTEVWRTYERYNWIKIDGIGNVYLANLGEGIDTIKKLDPSGSMVWRITDSVKKLYYNGRGFFIVRSDSLIYFDTAAVKKWAIIVPLDTAYYYAPDLNGNLFIVGKVLFQERLLKVTETGGVGFQTAIPTFEEEHYEKENDNGGKIIDESIDGTSQILYLKANRVAIIKNSHYLNATWKISDNGASANEINRLYLNLIVLDANTGNFISKKKRILFTDEQIEKLQASLSGEKDILQTKELNEETLFYCQQADKLVNFACLRFQSFLDTRVGRPDPIYKSKTQKTEMPYIATIDNKNKTKSVIIKPQKAGSVIYKATGYEYYETYYTPRFKSYILSDSIYAYLVVYGLGGKSLNNSSNSYWYHQVIKYNLSTNKIWWRSRELKSAVRWIQNDNQGRTFVKLNNNIFVYSADGASIDSLSMIQFQGNYRSLSESFIENGYVYLTKDGYLAKYSLPNFKLISNVELQNLSDRFSLSQNYPNPFNPTTTISFELPKISVVNLKIYNVIGQEVATLISNEEMESGKQEVEWDASTFSSGVYFYKLTTPTFSQTRKLLLMK